In one window of Rhizobium sp. ACO-34A DNA:
- a CDS encoding ATP-dependent chaperone ClpB: MNIEKYSERVRGFLQSAQTNALSEGHQQFTPEHVLKVLLDDDQGMASSLIARAGGDPKEARIANDAALSKLPKVSGGNGQVYLSQPLAKVFSTAEDAAKKAGDSFVTVERLLLALAIETSASTSATLKKAGVTAQSLNQVINEVRKGRTADNANAEQGFDALKKYARDLTAEAREGKLDPVIGRDDEIRRTIQVLSRRTKNNPVLIGEPGVGKTAIAEGLALRIVNGDVPESLKDKQLMALDMGALIAGAKYRGEFEERLKAVLNEVQAENGNVILFIDEMHTLVGAGKSDGAMDASNLLKPALARGELHCVGATTLDEYRKHVEKDPALARRFQPVMVEEPTVEDTISILRGLKEKYEQHHKVRISDSAIVAAATLSNRYITDRFLPDKAIDLMDEAASRLRMQVDSKPEELDELDRRIIQLKIEREALKKETDTASADRLKRLETELASLEEEADALTARWQSEKQKLGLAADLKKQLDDARNELAIAQRKGEFQRAGELAYGEIPKLEKELAEAEASDSNASSMVQEVVTPDGIAHVVSRWTGIPVDKMLEGERDKLLRMEDELAKSVVGQGDAVQAVSRAVRRSRAGLQDPNRPIGSFIFLGPTGVGKTELTKSLARFLFDDETAMVRIDMSEYMEKHSVARLIGAPPGYVGYEEGGALTESVRRKPYQVVLFDEIEKAHPDVFNVLLQVLDDGRLTDGQGRTVDFKNTIIIMTSNLGAEYLTGLRDDQDSEAVRDQVMDVVKASFRPEFLNRVDEIILFHRLRRNEMGAIVDIQMKRLTALLAERKITIDLQPDAREWLADKGYDPIYGARPLKRVIQKFVQDPMAEQILSGSIADGSAVKVSAGSDRLLFSMARKVSEAA, translated from the coding sequence ATGAACATCGAAAAATATTCCGAGCGCGTTCGCGGCTTCCTGCAATCGGCGCAGACCAATGCGCTTTCCGAGGGCCACCAGCAATTCACGCCCGAGCATGTCCTGAAGGTTCTGCTCGATGACGATCAGGGCATGGCGTCGTCGCTGATTGCCCGTGCTGGCGGCGACCCCAAGGAAGCGCGCATCGCCAATGACGCGGCACTTTCCAAATTGCCGAAGGTTTCCGGGGGCAATGGTCAGGTTTACCTGTCGCAGCCGCTGGCCAAGGTTTTCTCGACGGCTGAAGACGCTGCCAAGAAGGCCGGCGACAGCTTCGTCACCGTCGAACGGCTGCTTCTGGCGCTGGCGATCGAAACTTCGGCTTCGACGTCCGCAACGCTGAAGAAGGCTGGCGTTACCGCGCAGTCGCTCAATCAGGTCATCAATGAAGTCCGCAAGGGCCGTACCGCCGATAACGCGAACGCCGAACAGGGTTTCGACGCGCTGAAGAAATATGCCCGCGACCTGACCGCGGAAGCCCGCGAGGGCAAGCTCGATCCGGTGATTGGCCGCGACGACGAAATCCGCCGCACGATCCAGGTTCTGTCGCGCCGCACCAAGAACAATCCTGTGCTGATCGGTGAGCCGGGCGTCGGCAAGACGGCCATCGCCGAGGGGCTGGCCCTGCGCATCGTCAATGGCGACGTGCCGGAAAGCCTGAAGGACAAGCAGCTTATGGCGCTCGACATGGGCGCGCTGATCGCTGGCGCGAAGTATCGCGGTGAATTCGAGGAGCGGCTGAAAGCCGTTCTGAACGAGGTCCAGGCCGAGAACGGCAATGTCATTCTGTTCATCGACGAGATGCACACGCTCGTGGGTGCGGGCAAATCCGACGGCGCCATGGACGCTTCCAACCTGCTGAAGCCGGCTCTCGCCCGCGGCGAACTGCATTGCGTCGGTGCGACCACGCTCGACGAATACCGCAAGCATGTCGAGAAGGACCCGGCTCTGGCCCGCCGTTTTCAGCCGGTCATGGTCGAAGAGCCGACGGTCGAGGACACGATTTCGATCCTGCGCGGCCTGAAGGAAAAATACGAGCAGCACCACAAGGTGCGGATTTCCGACTCTGCGATCGTGGCGGCTGCGACCCTGTCGAACCGCTACATCACCGACCGTTTCCTGCCCGACAAGGCCATCGACCTGATGGACGAGGCGGCATCGCGGCTCAGGATGCAGGTCGATTCCAAGCCGGAAGAACTTGATGAACTCGACCGCCGCATCATCCAGCTCAAGATCGAGCGCGAGGCGCTGAAGAAGGAAACCGATACTGCATCCGCCGACCGGCTGAAGCGGCTGGAAACCGAACTTGCTTCGCTGGAAGAGGAGGCTGATGCTCTGACGGCCCGCTGGCAGTCGGAGAAGCAGAAGCTTGGTCTTGCCGCGGATCTCAAGAAGCAGCTCGATGATGCACGCAACGAACTGGCGATTGCCCAGCGCAAGGGCGAGTTCCAGCGCGCCGGCGAGCTTGCCTATGGCGAGATCCCGAAGCTCGAAAAGGAACTGGCTGAAGCGGAAGCAAGCGACAGCAACGCTTCCTCCATGGTTCAGGAAGTCGTGACCCCCGATGGCATCGCGCATGTCGTATCGCGCTGGACCGGTATTCCGGTCGACAAGATGCTGGAAGGCGAGCGCGACAAGCTGCTCAGGATGGAAGATGAACTGGCGAAGTCGGTTGTCGGCCAGGGCGATGCCGTGCAGGCGGTTTCGAGGGCGGTTCGCCGTTCGCGCGCCGGTCTGCAGGACCCGAACCGGCCGATCGGTTCGTTCATCTTCCTCGGCCCCACGGGCGTGGGCAAGACCGAGCTGACCAAGTCGCTGGCGCGCTTCCTGTTCGACGACGAGACCGCGATGGTTCGCATCGACATGTCGGAATACATGGAGAAGCACTCCGTGGCCCGTCTGATCGGTGCACCTCCCGGCTATGTCGGTTACGAGGAAGGCGGGGCGCTGACGGAATCGGTTCGCCGCAAGCCGTATCAGGTCGTGCTGTTCGACGAGATCGAGAAGGCCCATCCGGATGTCTTCAACGTGCTCCTGCAGGTGCTCGATGACGGACGCCTGACCGACGGTCAGGGCCGCACCGTGGACTTCAAGAACACGATCATCATCATGACCTCGAACCTTGGCGCCGAATATCTGACCGGTCTTCGGGACGATCAGGACAGCGAAGCGGTTCGCGATCAGGTGATGGATGTGGTGAAGGCTTCGTTCCGTCCTGAATTCCTGAACCGTGTCGATGAAATCATCCTGTTCCACCGGCTGCGCCGCAACGAAATGGGCGCTATCGTCGATATCCAGATGAAGCGCCTGACCGCGCTTCTGGCAGAACGGAAGATTACCATCGACCTGCAGCCGGATGCTCGCGAGTGGCTGGCGGACAAGGGCTATGATCCGATCTATGGCGCACGTCCGCTGAAGCGCGTGATCCAGAAGTTCGTTCAGGATCCGATGGCCGAGCAGATCCTTTCCGGCTCGATTGCCGATGGTTCCGCCGTCAAGGTCAGCGCCGGTTCGGATCGTTTGCTGTTCTCGATGGCACGGAAAGTCAGCGAGGCAGCGTAA
- a CDS encoding phosphoenolpyruvate--protein phosphotransferase — translation MRDLSAGPRVLLKRLRELMAEPLEPQERLDQIVRQIASNMVAEVCSVYVLRADGVLELYATEGLNKQAVHLAQLKMGQGLVGTIAASAQPLNLSDAQAHPAFRYLPETGEEIYHSFLGVPILRAGRSLGVLVVQNKAQRNYREDELEALETTAMVLAEMIATGELKKITRPGLELDLTRAVTIDGDSYSEGIGLGHVVLHEPRIVVTNLLNEDSEKEIRRLADAIGSLRLSIDDMLSRREVSMEGEHREVLETYRMFAHDQGWVRRMEEAIHNGLTAEAAVEKVQSDTKARMIRLTDPYLRERMHDFDDLANRLLRQLTGFSPRTVADGFPADAIIFARAMGAAELLDYPRANLRGLVLEEGAVTSHVVIVARAMGIAVVGQSAGAVALAENGDPVIIDGDDGKVHVRPMADLQKAYEEKVKLRARRQEQFRALRDIEPVTRDGKRITLQMNAGLLVDLPQLADSGAEGIGLFRTELQFMIASTMPKGEEQESFYRSVLKQAAGRPVTFRTLDIGGDKVVSYFRGHEEENPALGWRAIRLSLDRPGLLRTQLRALLKAAAGAELKMMLPMVTEVAEIRAVRELMQKEVQHLSKFGHLLPKKLQFGAMLEVPALLWQLDELMEEVDFVSVGSNDLFQFSMAVDRGNARVSDRFDVLGRPFLRILRDIVRAGERYQTPVTLCGEMAGKPISAMALLGLGFRSISMSPTAIGPIKAMLLGLDVAKLSGLLEPALDDHHSQLPLRDLLVKFAADNNIPL, via the coding sequence ATGAGAGACCTTTCCGCGGGTCCACGCGTCCTCCTCAAGCGGTTGCGCGAACTTATGGCGGAACCGCTGGAGCCGCAGGAGCGGCTTGACCAGATCGTTCGCCAGATCGCGAGCAATATGGTTGCGGAAGTGTGTTCCGTCTACGTGCTCAGAGCGGACGGGGTTCTCGAACTTTACGCCACCGAGGGTCTCAACAAGCAGGCCGTGCACCTTGCCCAGCTCAAGATGGGGCAGGGTCTCGTCGGTACGATCGCCGCTTCGGCGCAACCTCTCAATCTGTCCGATGCCCAGGCGCATCCCGCATTCCGCTATCTGCCGGAGACGGGCGAGGAAATCTATCATTCCTTCCTCGGCGTGCCGATTCTGCGCGCCGGCCGCAGTTTGGGCGTTCTCGTCGTTCAGAACAAGGCGCAGCGCAACTATCGGGAGGACGAGCTTGAAGCGCTCGAAACCACCGCCATGGTGCTGGCCGAGATGATCGCGACCGGCGAACTGAAGAAGATCACCCGCCCGGGGCTCGAACTCGATCTGACGCGCGCCGTCACGATCGATGGAGACAGCTATTCCGAAGGCATCGGCCTCGGTCACGTCGTGCTGCATGAGCCGCGCATCGTCGTTACCAATCTCCTCAACGAGGACAGCGAGAAGGAAATCCGCCGTCTCGCCGATGCCATCGGCTCGCTCAGGCTTTCCATCGACGACATGCTGTCCCGCCGGGAGGTTTCGATGGAAGGCGAGCATCGCGAGGTGCTCGAAACCTACCGCATGTTCGCCCATGACCAGGGTTGGGTACGCCGCATGGAAGAGGCTATCCATAACGGCCTGACGGCCGAGGCGGCTGTCGAGAAGGTGCAGAGCGACACCAAGGCGCGGATGATCCGCCTGACGGATCCCTATCTGCGCGAGCGCATGCACGATTTCGACGATCTGGCGAACCGGCTCCTGCGCCAGCTGACCGGCTTTTCTCCCCGCACCGTTGCGGACGGGTTCCCGGCGGATGCGATCATCTTCGCACGCGCGATGGGTGCAGCGGAACTTCTCGATTACCCGCGCGCAAACCTGCGCGGACTGGTGCTCGAAGAAGGTGCGGTGACCAGCCACGTTGTCATCGTCGCCCGCGCCATGGGCATTGCCGTGGTCGGTCAGTCGGCTGGGGCCGTGGCGCTCGCCGAAAACGGCGATCCCGTCATCATCGACGGAGACGACGGCAAGGTGCATGTCCGCCCCATGGCCGACTTGCAGAAGGCCTATGAGGAAAAGGTCAAGCTGCGCGCCCGACGGCAGGAACAGTTCCGCGCCTTGCGGGATATTGAACCGGTCACCCGGGACGGAAAGCGCATCACGCTGCAGATGAATGCCGGCCTTCTGGTCGACCTGCCGCAGCTTGCCGATTCCGGCGCGGAAGGTATCGGCCTTTTTCGGACCGAACTGCAGTTCATGATCGCCTCCACCATGCCGAAGGGGGAGGAGCAGGAGAGCTTCTACCGCAGCGTCCTGAAACAGGCGGCCGGACGGCCGGTCACCTTCCGCACGCTCGATATCGGCGGCGACAAGGTGGTTTCCTATTTCCGCGGTCATGAGGAAGAAAATCCGGCGCTCGGCTGGCGGGCGATCCGCCTGTCGCTCGACCGGCCCGGCCTTCTGCGCACGCAGTTGCGGGCGCTGCTCAAGGCGGCGGCGGGGGCCGAGCTCAAGATGATGCTGCCGATGGTGACGGAGGTGGCGGAAATCCGGGCCGTGCGCGAGCTGATGCAGAAAGAGGTGCAGCACCTCTCGAAGTTCGGCCACCTGCTGCCGAAAAAGCTGCAGTTCGGCGCGATGCTCGAAGTTCCGGCCCTACTCTGGCAGCTTGACGAGTTGATGGAGGAAGTCGATTTCGTGTCCGTCGGATCGAACGACCTGTTCCAGTTCTCGATGGCGGTCGACCGCGGCAATGCGCGGGTATCCGATCGTTTCGACGTGCTCGGGCGGCCGTTCCTGAGGATCCTCAGGGATATCGTTCGGGCAGGCGAGCGCTATCAGACGCCGGTGACGCTCTGCGGCGAGATGGCTGGCAAGCCGATTTCGGCCATGGCCCTGCTCGGGCTCGGCTTCCGGTCGATCTCGATGTCGCCGACGGCGATCGGACCGATCAAGGCGATGCTGCTGGGGCTCGATGTCGCAAAGCTGTCGGGATTGCTGGAGCCGGCGCTGGACGACCATCACTCGCAACTGCCGCTGCGCGACCTGCTCGTCAAATTCGCAGCGGATAACAATATTCCTCTCTGA
- a CDS encoding peptide chain release factor 1 has protein sequence MAKLPVEKMRELERRFGEIEARMSAGPAADVYVKLASEYAELQPVVRKIRDYEGALAEVAGLKAMLADKGTDRDMRDLAEMELPEVEERIEALEKDIQILLLPKDAADEKSAILEIRAGTGGSEAALFAGDLFRMYERFASSKGWKVEVLSSSEGEAGGYKEIIATITGRGVFSKLKFESGVHRVQRVPETEASGRIHTSAATVAVLPEAEEIDIEIRPEDIRIDTMRASGAGGQHVNTTDSAVRVTHLPTGLVVTSSEKSQHQNRAKAMQVLRSRLYDMERQKADSERSADRKSQVGSGDRSERIRTYNFPQGRVTDHRINLTLYKLDRMMVGEIDEMVDALIADYQAGQLAQLGEVS, from the coding sequence GTGGCGAAGCTTCCTGTCGAGAAAATGCGCGAACTCGAACGCCGTTTCGGCGAGATAGAGGCGCGCATGTCCGCAGGGCCGGCGGCCGATGTCTATGTGAAGCTCGCTTCTGAATATGCCGAGCTGCAGCCCGTCGTCCGCAAGATCCGTGATTATGAAGGCGCGCTTGCCGAGGTCGCGGGCCTGAAGGCGATGCTGGCGGACAAGGGCACCGATCGCGACATGCGCGATCTCGCCGAAATGGAACTGCCGGAGGTCGAGGAACGCATCGAAGCGCTGGAGAAGGATATTCAGATCCTGCTTCTGCCCAAGGATGCAGCTGACGAGAAGAGCGCCATCCTCGAAATCCGTGCCGGCACGGGTGGTTCGGAAGCGGCTCTTTTCGCCGGCGATCTTTTCCGGATGTACGAACGCTTTGCCAGTTCGAAGGGCTGGAAGGTCGAAGTGCTGTCCTCAAGCGAGGGGGAGGCCGGCGGTTACAAGGAAATCATCGCGACGATCACCGGGCGTGGCGTGTTCTCCAAGCTGAAGTTCGAATCCGGCGTGCACCGGGTACAGCGCGTTCCCGAGACAGAAGCGAGCGGGCGTATTCACACCTCTGCCGCGACCGTTGCCGTGCTGCCTGAGGCGGAGGAAATCGACATCGAGATCCGGCCTGAAGATATCCGCATCGATACGATGCGCGCGTCGGGTGCCGGCGGCCAGCATGTCAATACGACCGACTCCGCTGTTCGCGTTACACACCTGCCGACGGGGCTGGTCGTGACCTCCTCGGAAAAGTCGCAGCATCAGAACCGCGCCAAGGCGATGCAGGTCCTGCGCTCGCGGCTCTACGACATGGAACGGCAGAAGGCGGATAGCGAACGGTCGGCCGACCGCAAAAGCCAGGTTGGTTCCGGTGACCGGTCCGAACGCATCCGCACCTATAATTTCCCGCAGGGGCGGGTGACGGATCACCGTATCAACCTGACCCTCTACAAGCTTGACCGCATGATGGTGGGCGAAATCGACGAGATGGTCGATGCGCTGATCGCCGACTATCAGGCGGGGCAGCTTGCCCAGCTTGGCGAAGTGTCGTGA
- a CDS encoding peptidase M24, with protein MTTDRNMLRSLGSEAPILADGHRAPDRREISLRWLSGTFLTGITSCILMGVALFAALDGRQQLAIPAEAFAVTGGNDAQAEAVTRGSRLFGPKIAARPVDKAILEVPTVTHDGEREVVRRQPFAHVKMGLAANYQVQESYPPFDPLTIFATNEKSAALATRTGTLYGSDVESEVSLKTVPFPTGASSHPFAGGMSFDEVEENVRSNGSVLTDGSSQVAALYYIDPRRFDTEDDDAMDIASGLTARVVEQNMTVAAPELLTPDTPEYADDVLPVRRPQGIDAVMIAAGYPKPKAEDVARVLEPHAGSKDLNEGDVLRIGVIQRGEEVRIVRISLYRKGNHVVTLAVNDAGRLVQGEEPPRLDAVATAFNEQAPAALTGRDLPRAYDGIYRAALSYGMSREMTSLVIRLLAANVDFQAQLKPTDTMEACFSVQDDTGRATDESELLYVRARFGDTVTSFYRFQSPEDNSVDYYDETGKSVRQFLLRNPVPNGRLTSGFGMRQHPILGYSRMHTGTDWAAPRGTPIIASGNGVVEKAGWASGYGNQTIIRHANGYESSYNHQSAIAKGVTPGTKVTQGQVIGWVGSTGSSTGAHLHYELIVNGTKVDAMKVRLPGGKSLEGDALARFQDERKRIDALLVQGGKPAEVASN; from the coding sequence ATGACGACGGACCGCAACATGCTGCGATCGCTGGGTAGCGAAGCGCCGATCCTGGCCGACGGACATCGAGCACCGGACCGGCGCGAGATTTCGCTGCGCTGGCTTTCCGGCACCTTTCTGACCGGCATCACCTCCTGCATCTTGATGGGTGTAGCACTTTTTGCCGCTCTCGACGGGCGCCAGCAGCTGGCGATCCCGGCGGAAGCCTTTGCGGTTACAGGTGGTAATGATGCGCAGGCGGAAGCAGTCACCCGCGGTTCTCGCCTGTTCGGTCCGAAGATCGCGGCCCGCCCCGTCGACAAGGCCATCCTCGAAGTTCCGACCGTCACCCACGACGGCGAACGCGAGGTCGTACGCCGCCAGCCCTTCGCCCATGTGAAGATGGGTCTGGCCGCCAATTACCAGGTTCAGGAAAGCTATCCGCCCTTCGATCCGCTGACGATCTTCGCAACCAACGAAAAATCCGCAGCGCTGGCAACCCGGACCGGAACGCTTTACGGTTCCGATGTCGAATCCGAAGTCAGCCTCAAGACCGTCCCCTTCCCCACCGGCGCAAGTAGCCATCCCTTCGCCGGCGGGATGTCCTTCGATGAAGTGGAGGAGAATGTCCGTTCGAACGGCTCGGTACTGACGGATGGATCGAGCCAGGTGGCCGCACTCTATTACATCGACCCGCGCCGCTTCGACACCGAAGACGACGATGCCATGGATATTGCTTCCGGCCTGACCGCGCGCGTCGTCGAACAGAACATGACAGTCGCAGCACCCGAACTGCTGACGCCGGATACCCCGGAATATGCCGACGACGTCCTTCCGGTCCGCCGCCCTCAGGGTATCGACGCGGTGATGATCGCCGCAGGCTATCCCAAACCGAAGGCCGAGGATGTCGCCCGGGTGCTCGAGCCGCATGCCGGCTCGAAGGATCTCAATGAAGGCGACGTGCTGCGCATCGGCGTCATTCAGCGCGGCGAGGAAGTTCGCATTGTACGAATAAGCCTCTACCGGAAGGGCAACCATGTCGTGACGCTTGCCGTCAACGATGCCGGGCGGCTCGTCCAGGGTGAAGAACCGCCGAGACTCGATGCAGTCGCGACCGCATTCAATGAACAGGCACCGGCCGCGCTCACCGGTCGCGACCTGCCCCGCGCCTATGACGGAATTTATCGCGCCGCTCTTTCCTACGGCATGAGCCGTGAGATGACGTCTCTGGTGATCCGCCTGCTGGCGGCGAACGTCGATTTTCAGGCACAATTGAAACCGACCGATACGATGGAGGCCTGCTTCTCCGTGCAGGATGACACCGGCCGCGCCACGGACGAAAGCGAGCTTCTTTACGTCCGCGCCCGTTTCGGCGACACGGTCACGTCCTTCTACCGCTTCCAGAGCCCCGAGGATAATTCGGTCGACTACTATGACGAGACCGGCAAGAGCGTCCGTCAGTTCCTGCTACGTAACCCGGTTCCGAACGGTCGCCTGACCTCCGGTTTTGGCATGCGTCAGCATCCGATCCTCGGCTATTCGCGCATGCATACCGGCACCGACTGGGCCGCCCCGCGCGGCACCCCGATCATTGCCTCGGGCAATGGCGTGGTCGAAAAGGCCGGATGGGCATCGGGCTACGGAAATCAGACGATCATTCGCCACGCCAACGGCTATGAGTCCTCCTACAACCACCAGAGCGCCATCGCCAAGGGCGTGACTCCAGGCACGAAGGTTACCCAGGGTCAGGTTATCGGCTGGGTCGGCTCGACCGGATCGTCTACCGGTGCCCACCTGCATTACGAATTGATCGTCAATGGAACCAAGGTGGATGCAATGAAAGTTCGCCTGCCGGGTGGCAAGTCTCTGGAAGGCGATGCGCTTGCCCGCTTCCAGGATGAGCGCAAACGCATCGACGCGCTTCTGGTCCAGGGCGGCAAGCCTGCCGAAGTCGCGAGCAACTAA
- a CDS encoding protein-(glutamine-N5) methyltransferase, release factor-specific, with protein sequence MSEEAGKASPDTVGSLIAEARRRFAAAGLADPATDARVLVSGLLRLSATVVVLGANQPVDAGQAVLVRSAIDRRAAREPVHRILGERDFYGLTLKLSPDTLEPRPDTEILVDAILPHLERIAAKKGEARILDIGTGSGAIALALLKECGTARAIGTDISAGALTIAANNAYLNEVGERFEARESVWFEKIEERYFDIIVSNPPYIPTKVVEALEPEVRDFDPARALDGGQDGLFAYRAIAENAASHLAEGGVVGLEIGYDQKQPVIQIFEAKGFSLLDARQDYGGNDRVLLFHPRRT encoded by the coding sequence GTGAGCGAGGAAGCAGGAAAGGCCAGCCCTGATACCGTCGGCAGCCTGATTGCCGAAGCGCGGCGGCGTTTTGCCGCAGCAGGCCTCGCCGATCCGGCGACGGACGCGCGGGTGCTGGTCAGCGGATTGCTGAGGCTTTCGGCGACCGTCGTCGTTCTGGGAGCAAACCAGCCGGTGGATGCCGGGCAGGCCGTCCTTGTCCGCTCCGCAATCGACAGGCGTGCAGCACGCGAGCCTGTGCATCGCATTCTTGGCGAACGGGATTTTTATGGGCTGACCCTCAAGCTTTCGCCTGACACGCTCGAGCCGCGTCCCGACACGGAGATACTTGTCGATGCCATCCTGCCGCATCTCGAACGCATTGCCGCGAAAAAGGGTGAGGCGCGGATACTCGATATCGGCACGGGAAGCGGCGCAATTGCGCTGGCCCTTCTGAAGGAATGCGGGACTGCTCGCGCAATCGGGACGGATATTTCCGCCGGCGCCCTTACAATCGCCGCAAACAATGCATATCTAAATGAAGTCGGCGAGAGATTTGAGGCGCGGGAAAGCGTCTGGTTCGAGAAGATCGAAGAACGATACTTCGATATCATCGTGTCAAATCCGCCTTATATACCCACAAAAGTGGTCGAAGCGCTTGAGCCCGAAGTCAGGGATTTCGATCCTGCACGGGCGCTTGACGGCGGCCAGGATGGTCTTTTCGCCTATCGCGCGATCGCGGAGAACGCGGCCTCGCATCTGGCGGAGGGGGGCGTCGTGGGATTGGAAATCGGTTACGATCAGAAGCAGCCGGTCATCCAAATATTTGAGGCCAAAGGATTTTCCTTGCTCGACGCGCGACAGGACTATGGCGGCAACGACCGGGTTCTGTTGTTTCATCCAAGGCGGACGTAA
- a CDS encoding aspartate kinase, with the protein MARIVMKFGGTSVANLERIYNVARHVKREVDAGHEVAVVVSAMSGKTNELVDWVQNMPKVAGAASPFYDAREYDAIVASGEQVTSGLLAIALQSIGVNARSWQGWQIAIKTDNAHGAARIQEIDGSDIIRRMGEGQVAVVAGFQGIGPDNRIATLGRGGSDTSAVAIAAAVKADRCDIYTDVDGVYTTDPRIEPKARRLKKVAFEEMLEMASLGAKVLQVRSVELAMVHKVRTFVRSSFEDPDAPGMGDLLNPPGTLICDEDEIVEQEVVTGIAYAKDEAQISLRRLADRPGVSAAIFGPLAEAHINVDMIVQNISEDGSKTDMTFTVPSGDVDKALAVLSENKEKIGFDVAQSEKGLVKVSVIGIGMRSHAGVAATAFRSLAEKGINIKAITTSEIKISILIDGPYAELAVRTLHSCYGLDKN; encoded by the coding sequence ATGGCACGCATCGTGATGAAATTCGGCGGGACCTCCGTCGCCAATCTCGAACGCATCTATAACGTTGCCCGACATGTCAAACGCGAGGTCGATGCCGGCCACGAGGTGGCGGTTGTCGTCTCGGCCATGTCCGGCAAGACCAACGAGCTCGTCGACTGGGTGCAGAACATGCCGAAAGTTGCCGGTGCCGCATCACCGTTTTATGACGCTCGCGAATATGACGCCATCGTCGCCTCCGGCGAGCAGGTGACCTCGGGCCTGCTGGCCATCGCGCTGCAGTCGATCGGGGTGAACGCCCGCTCCTGGCAGGGCTGGCAGATCGCGATCAAGACCGATAACGCCCATGGCGCGGCGCGCATTCAGGAAATCGACGGTTCCGACATCATTCGCCGCATGGGCGAAGGTCAGGTGGCGGTCGTCGCCGGTTTCCAGGGCATCGGCCCGGACAACCGCATCGCGACGCTTGGTCGCGGCGGCTCCGACACCTCGGCGGTGGCGATTGCCGCAGCCGTCAAGGCCGATCGCTGCGACATCTATACCGACGTCGATGGCGTCTATACCACGGACCCCCGCATCGAGCCGAAGGCTCGCCGCCTGAAGAAGGTTGCTTTCGAGGAAATGCTCGAAATGGCCTCGCTCGGCGCAAAGGTGCTGCAGGTGCGCTCGGTCGAGCTCGCCATGGTCCACAAGGTGCGCACTTTCGTGCGCTCGAGCTTCGAAGATCCCGATGCGCCGGGCATGGGCGATCTTTTGAACCCGCCCGGCACATTGATTTGCGATGAGGATGAGATCGTGGAACAGGAAGTCGTCACCGGTATTGCCTACGCCAAGGATGAAGCGCAGATCTCGCTGCGTCGGCTCGCCGACCGTCCGGGCGTTTCCGCTGCCATCTTCGGCCCGCTGGCCGAGGCGCACATCAATGTCGACATGATCGTCCAGAACATCTCCGAAGATGGTTCGAAGACCGACATGACCTTCACCGTGCCTTCCGGCGATGTGGACAAGGCGCTTGCCGTGCTCTCCGAAAACAAGGAGAAGATCGGTTTCGACGTTGCCCAGAGCGAAAAGGGACTGGTCAAGGTTTCGGTCATCGGCATCGGCATGCGCAGCCATGCCGGTGTTGCTGCCACCGCTTTCCGGTCGCTCGCCGAAAAGGGAATCAACATCAAGGCCATCACCACCTCCGAAATCAAGATTTCGATCCTGATCGACGGTCCTTATGCCGAACTCGCAGTTCGGACTTTGCATTCCTGCTACGGCCTCGATAAGAATTGA